The proteins below are encoded in one region of Solenopsis invicta isolate M01_SB chromosome 8, UNIL_Sinv_3.0, whole genome shotgun sequence:
- the LOC120356750 gene encoding MRN complex-interacting protein, which produces MPQDMNILCCYSCKMYQVHIVKKARKWQCKLCNAKQSIRKVYFQGSGKDCRLHVQHLNSLKTNDTSFFLHSEQEDSNNSATSIAQESDINTLVESKQAKYLDSPEKKNSFDAEDLSSDNIHEIEDMTNEKSVCNAVNNEFCNFGNSVDYFESENIVDNTEKLCATNFNYNLSNENKCNLQDNDKLSKNRDIVANIFETYSELDDPLDI; this is translated from the exons ATGCCGCAGgacatgaatattttatgttgttATTCTTGCAAAATGTATCAA GTACATATAGTGAAAAAAGCACGCAAATGGCAGTGCAAGTTGTGTAATGCAAAACAATCTATACGGAAG gtatATTTTCAAGGATCTGGCAAAGATTGTCGTCTTCATGTCCAACATTTGAATTCTTTGAAAACAAATGATACATCATTTTTCTTACATTCTGAACAAGAAGATAGCAATAACAGTGCTACAAGTATTGCTCAAGAATCAGACATTAATACTCTTGTTGAAAGTAAGCAGGCAAAATATCTAGACTCacccgaaaaaaaaaattcatttgatgCGGAAGATTTATCTTCTGATAATATTCATGAGATTGAAGATATGACAAATGAAAAATCCGTATGTAATGCGGTAAACaatgaattttgtaatttcGGAAATTCCGTcgattattttgaaagtgaaaATATTGTTGATAACACAGAGAAGTTATGTGctactaattttaattacaatcttagtaatgaaaataaatgcaatttacaaGACAATGATAAATTAAGCAAAAATCGCGATATTGTTGCTAACATCTTTGAAACTTACAGCGAATTAGATGATCCTCtcgatatttaa
- the LOC105200901 gene encoding ATP synthase subunit s, mitochondrial, translated as MMPHILNGLLATTSGYRKVPNREFFYWLTIIFNRVDYERIQSVGPDRACAEWLLKNGASVRWKGFSEHLKDYNKLPPEENRCYIQAVDATDSGITHIGFPYFVGCRYIDEIKLIRCFYLYNSALPLLSAVKDTLTVLEIKDCKSITNQGVHSLKNLKNLKTLKLAGMPYLEDKTSLRKELAEALPSCTIELE; from the exons ATGATGCCACAc ATATTAAACGGATTACTGGCGACCACAAGTGGTTATCGAAAAGTGCCTAACAGAGAATTCTTTTACTGGTTAACCATAATATTTAACAG GGTTGACTACGAAAGAATACAATCAGTTGGCCCAGACCGTGCGTGTGCCGAATGGCTCTTGAAGAACGGTGCCAGTGTCAGATGGAAAGGTTTCTCGGAACACCTGAAAGATTACAATAAATTACCACCAGAAGAAAATCGATGCTACATACAAGCAGTAGATGCTACAGATTCTGGGATAACACATATAGGATTTCCATATTTTG TTGGTTGCAGGTATATTGACGAGATAAAACTTATACGTTGTTTTTACTTGTATAACTCTGCCTTGCCATTATTATCAGCAGTGAAAGATACCTTAACTGTTCTTGAGATCAAAGATTGTAAGAGTATAACCAATCAAGGAGTACACAGTTTGAAAAATCTCAA aaatctGAAAACTTTGAAACTCGCTGGTATGCCATACTTGGAGGATAAAACTTCACTTAGAAAAGAGCTTGCAGAAGCTCTGCCAAGTTGTACAATAGAACTGGagtaa